In Phlebotomus papatasi isolate M1 chromosome 1, Ppap_2.1, whole genome shotgun sequence, the following proteins share a genomic window:
- the LOC129804892 gene encoding sterol O-acyltransferase 1 isoform X1, with product MLTPGLKLLILSVSARLLIICLTIHCNSLIVSFNMNGFHKKETNPPDVTPVVAENDTPSVENPEFPRNRRLFKDSTGDVLREMALKRVQERVEILQSEISRDVDRRLGIMGEQLINEMKRFDLNITELRSLFRDEKLMSNRKESEKKNVLPEKQFMNRNSLLTDLFEVKHIKTIYNLFVVFMIIMFLNTVVGDLVADGRINLGLSPIKVGFGRFHLSLLVWCGMQTTVTLMYYFFKFWAAGHYDLRTKEEYQKLWNNTFIVGYLCYLIAFISGSIRAVLYFDLPPASSLAALLEMCRLAMKTHAYVRSNIPKVLTGKIKSDEDLKKPAPVLPSFKTFQYFFFCPTLIYRDSYPRTKEIRWKVAFFHFLDVIGVILYLSFIFERVLLPNFNQFGDNEIDLSTLVLSIFGSMMPGTIIFILGFYCLLHAWLNGFAEVLRFGDRMFYQDWWNSTSFSMYYRKWNVVVHDWLYTYIYKDLYENVFCGNRVAATSAVFVISAIFHEIVLIFAFRFFYPVLFILFAGTGTFLMALGQRYPKAFGNILMWLSLFIGNGINFSLYTMESYARRNCQYEDTTWNFFVPISWSCNGVKLNPNWSIQNPFA from the exons ATGTTAACTCCCGGCCTGAAACTGTTAATCTTATCGGTGAGTGCTAGACTTTTAATCATTTGCCTCACTATCCATTGTAACAGTCTTATTGTGAGCTTCAATATGAACGG ATTTCACAAGAAGGAAACCAACCCACCGGATGTTACACCAGTGGTTGCTGAAAATGATACTCCATCAGTGGAAAATCCAGAATTTCCCCGAAATAGAAGGCTATTCAAGGATTCCACCGGTGACGTCCTCCGGGAAATGGCTCTTAAGCGTGTCCAAGAACGTGTGGAG ATTCTACAGAGTGAGATTAGTCGCGATGTGGATCGTCGATTGGGCATCATGGGTGAGCAGCTGATAAACGAAATGAAGCGATTCGACTTAAACATCACAGAACTTAGAAGTCTCTTCAGGGATGAGAAACTCATGTCCAATCGAAAGGAATCGGAGAAGAAAAATGTGCTACCCGAAAAGCAATTTATGAACAGGAATTCCCTGCTAACGGATCTCTTTGAAGTGAAGCACATTAAAACTATATACAACCTCTTCGTAGTCTTCATGATCATCATGTTCTTGAACACTGTGGTCGGAGATTTAGTTGCAGATGGAAG gATCAACCTGggtttgtctccaattaaagTGGGTTTTGGTCGATTCCATCTCTCTCTGCTTGTATGGTGTGGGATGCAGACGACTGTGACCCTTATGTACTATTTCTTCAAGTTCTGGGCTGCTGGTCACTATGATCTTCGTACAAAGGAAGAGTACCAAAAACTTTGGAACAATACTTTCATAGTGGGATACCTTTGCTACCTCATTGCCTTTATCAGTGGATCTATTCGGGCAGTCCTTTACTTTGACTTACCTCCAGCCTCATCATTGGCTGCTCTCTTGGAAATG TGCCGTTTAGCTATGAAAACTCATGCTTACGTCAGATCAAACATCCCAAAAGTTCTGACAGGAAAGATCAAGAGTGATGAAGATCTAAAGAAACCAGCTCCAGTACTTCCGTCCTTCAAAACTTTTCAgtacttttttttctgtccgACACTCATCTACAGAGATTCTTACCCAAGAACCAAGGAAATTCGCTGGAAAGTGGCATTTTTTCACTTCCTGGACGTCATTGGTGTCATCCTCTACCTCAGCTTTATTTTTGAACGTGTTCTCCTGCCtaatttcaaccaatttggCGATAATGAAATTGATCTGAGTACCTTGGTACTTTCCATTTTTGGCTCAATGATGCCTGGTACAATCATCTTTATCTTGGGCTTCTATTGTCTCCTTCACGCGTGGCTCAATGGATTTGCGGAAGTTCTACGTTTTGGAGATCGTATGTTCTACCAAGATTGGTGGAATTCAACGTCGTTCTCTATGTACTACAGGAAATGGAATGTTGTAGTACACGATTGGCTCTACACGTATATCTACAAGGATCTCTACGAGAACGTATTTTGCGGAAATAGAGTTGCTGCAACAAGTGCAGTTTTTGTCATATCtgcaatttttcatgaaattgtcCTCATTTTCGCCTTTAGATTCTTCTACCCAGTTCTTTTTATCCTTTTCGCTGGAACTGGAACATTCCTAATGGCTCTGGGTCAGAGATATCCCAAAGCCTTTGGAAACATACTCATGTGGCTGTCACTATTTATTGGCAATGGTATCAACTTCAGCCTCTACACCATGGAGAGCTATGCGAGGCGAAATTGTCAATATGAGGATACTACTTGGAACTTCTTTGTTCCAATTTCTTGGTCATGCAATGGGGTTAAACTCAATCCAAATTGGAGCATTCAGAATCCATTTGCGTAG
- the LOC129804892 gene encoding sterol O-acyltransferase 1 isoform X2, which translates to MALKRVQERVEILQSEISRDVDRRLGIMGEQLINEMKRFDLNITELRSLFRDEKLMSNRKESEKKNVLPEKQFMNRNSLLTDLFEVKHIKTIYNLFVVFMIIMFLNTVVGDLVADGRINLGLSPIKVGFGRFHLSLLVWCGMQTTVTLMYYFFKFWAAGHYDLRTKEEYQKLWNNTFIVGYLCYLIAFISGSIRAVLYFDLPPASSLAALLEMCRLAMKTHAYVRSNIPKVLTGKIKSDEDLKKPAPVLPSFKTFQYFFFCPTLIYRDSYPRTKEIRWKVAFFHFLDVIGVILYLSFIFERVLLPNFNQFGDNEIDLSTLVLSIFGSMMPGTIIFILGFYCLLHAWLNGFAEVLRFGDRMFYQDWWNSTSFSMYYRKWNVVVHDWLYTYIYKDLYENVFCGNRVAATSAVFVISAIFHEIVLIFAFRFFYPVLFILFAGTGTFLMALGQRYPKAFGNILMWLSLFIGNGINFSLYTMESYARRNCQYEDTTWNFFVPISWSCNGVKLNPNWSIQNPFA; encoded by the exons ATGGCTCTTAAGCGTGTCCAAGAACGTGTGGAG ATTCTACAGAGTGAGATTAGTCGCGATGTGGATCGTCGATTGGGCATCATGGGTGAGCAGCTGATAAACGAAATGAAGCGATTCGACTTAAACATCACAGAACTTAGAAGTCTCTTCAGGGATGAGAAACTCATGTCCAATCGAAAGGAATCGGAGAAGAAAAATGTGCTACCCGAAAAGCAATTTATGAACAGGAATTCCCTGCTAACGGATCTCTTTGAAGTGAAGCACATTAAAACTATATACAACCTCTTCGTAGTCTTCATGATCATCATGTTCTTGAACACTGTGGTCGGAGATTTAGTTGCAGATGGAAG gATCAACCTGggtttgtctccaattaaagTGGGTTTTGGTCGATTCCATCTCTCTCTGCTTGTATGGTGTGGGATGCAGACGACTGTGACCCTTATGTACTATTTCTTCAAGTTCTGGGCTGCTGGTCACTATGATCTTCGTACAAAGGAAGAGTACCAAAAACTTTGGAACAATACTTTCATAGTGGGATACCTTTGCTACCTCATTGCCTTTATCAGTGGATCTATTCGGGCAGTCCTTTACTTTGACTTACCTCCAGCCTCATCATTGGCTGCTCTCTTGGAAATG TGCCGTTTAGCTATGAAAACTCATGCTTACGTCAGATCAAACATCCCAAAAGTTCTGACAGGAAAGATCAAGAGTGATGAAGATCTAAAGAAACCAGCTCCAGTACTTCCGTCCTTCAAAACTTTTCAgtacttttttttctgtccgACACTCATCTACAGAGATTCTTACCCAAGAACCAAGGAAATTCGCTGGAAAGTGGCATTTTTTCACTTCCTGGACGTCATTGGTGTCATCCTCTACCTCAGCTTTATTTTTGAACGTGTTCTCCTGCCtaatttcaaccaatttggCGATAATGAAATTGATCTGAGTACCTTGGTACTTTCCATTTTTGGCTCAATGATGCCTGGTACAATCATCTTTATCTTGGGCTTCTATTGTCTCCTTCACGCGTGGCTCAATGGATTTGCGGAAGTTCTACGTTTTGGAGATCGTATGTTCTACCAAGATTGGTGGAATTCAACGTCGTTCTCTATGTACTACAGGAAATGGAATGTTGTAGTACACGATTGGCTCTACACGTATATCTACAAGGATCTCTACGAGAACGTATTTTGCGGAAATAGAGTTGCTGCAACAAGTGCAGTTTTTGTCATATCtgcaatttttcatgaaattgtcCTCATTTTCGCCTTTAGATTCTTCTACCCAGTTCTTTTTATCCTTTTCGCTGGAACTGGAACATTCCTAATGGCTCTGGGTCAGAGATATCCCAAAGCCTTTGGAAACATACTCATGTGGCTGTCACTATTTATTGGCAATGGTATCAACTTCAGCCTCTACACCATGGAGAGCTATGCGAGGCGAAATTGTCAATATGAGGATACTACTTGGAACTTCTTTGTTCCAATTTCTTGGTCATGCAATGGGGTTAAACTCAATCCAAATTGGAGCATTCAGAATCCATTTGCGTAG
- the LOC129804649 gene encoding uncharacterized protein LOC129804649: MTKKSSPRNKEWEKDRRDRLNKTFDNLAKKLPQYDPSSPFSKIEILQKTITFIEELQTKQKDLLQSECDKVLLKEREEFEQSISVLRSRNSQLAELLKQANITIPNFKAQKFVANLSAKRIESLQEENNANGINIKPEKQKKYSNKLSKEQITKAVKENEEKGEKGTKKSAKSKVSPDKTDKKTSKSRNSKTKEKKSEEEPVVVTLAVTSVSSTGILSIPEVQKIPKSSTISAISSKNVTITHTSLTTPIMATGLFLPVPVVQTQTQPVLIVNTRNLQSAAKEVPKAGKKKVKGRWIQIRPHPIPTRIPFGKLPIPALRSNFIVKKKKRIVRRRLRVKDKVQPTSKVEKVVEKRKSQEKSEEVKKKKPKIEEGVEKNLGKSDEIKNVEEKREEPKNKVIESEKVDKPVNEIIPEPQEISAPLSHSDLSNDIFASLQVPSGGSNPGCLSPTAAFLMTFPVVSSAGGGKNPETTLSEDSPSNAGNSGSQVEGSKEDQEVENNNALLDNLSSFFGGYTGLYPTEALEKTPQKNSAEKLSTDTSLTSNPIRIRTDMGAIPQKPMDTQISLSFAETFSTFDYGLPNNCSSKINSTVFPSYSAMPLLPEMAPSAVNATKSEFTFSLTKTTSTAPCTSYKADSLYNPFSLPTTSSNNSVPPAMDANLGLSIPLNISSTIYPNVPDDGGNKAQGSFTFSLTNTTSAPSYYAKSSTNLNISFPNDSYNTYNPFSFNDPVGIKQVNDTSTNFSFCLTSSSSKTAPIYTSTSTYNTLNPFSIDATLQTSNYRQQNFDSQKNYQFYLNQGQKPPCQKAQSNNKHQQKEATRLQNVQQQQKSPGKKAQNQQSKYHNVNWMTNSDYQVKSNDFPIPPPLDFTHTPNHASTNFSYPPPPPPALGSIDLKSKSDVFFAHPPEENFSWSPNKLSNVLEPPTLHNFMSQTALPTLHGDLALSTTTPSAVIPHEMQKDKNPQIDGYQDQQQSGGNFLSVSQLLVEQGKKGKKSKHSKNAEESNRKSLKDKKQFQCVNNLGNFSEQTYTDNSKGNQQYSNIYSAESLIGYKKDKSSQQNYNQTPLDLPPTGSNLFPGIDLNNDINYNSNILFNPPTSTTFAPPTQNCMSVFSENDFFEYPGKAPAAKVSSQQQNVYYFNKPQNGLPPMDYTAHKGDMKATNSSPMFQGNKFNNVHAGGQPGKVKKGTNAKIPDFYPPPPPAIHPNINYDSSVPSSNYFSVPLGVNSPHLPPAEDPFHLHHLNYSNTLKNLAPTNSTLYIPEGSSQNTSNSLTNFHLSSICPEINDKVRQQNCVSQ; this comes from the exons ATGACGAAGAAAAGCTCACC gCGTAACAAGGAATGGGAGAAAGACAGGAGAGACAGACTGAACAAAACATTTGATAATCTGGCCAAGAAGCTGCCCCAATATGATCCCAGCTCACCATTTAGCAAAATTGAGATCCTTCAGAAGACTATTACTTTCATTGAAGAGCTCCAAACTAAGCAGAAGGATCTGCTTCAGTCAGAATGTGATAAAGTCCTCTTGA AGGAGCGAGAAGAATTTGAGCAGAGCATTAGTGTTTTAAGGAGTAGAAACAGCCAACTGGCAGAGCTTCTAAAGCAAGCCAACATTACAATCCCGAATTTTAAGGCACAGAAATTCGTTGCGAATCTATCAGCAAAGCGAATTGAATCCCTGCAGGAAGAAAATAATGCCAATGGAATTAACATCAAGCCTGAAAAACAGAAGAAATATTCCAATAAACTCTCCAAGGAACAAATAACAAAGGCAGTGAAAGAAAATGAGGAGAAAGGGGAAAAGGGAACGAAAAAATCTGCAAAGTCGAAAGTGTCACCTGATAAAACAGACAAGAAGACCTCcaaaagtcgaaattcaaagaccaaGGAGAAGAAATCCGAAGAGGAACCGGTAGTAGTTACTCTAGCTGTAACATCTGTCTCGTCTACGGGAATTTTGAGCATTCCGGAAGTCCAAAAAATTCCCAAATCCTCGACAATCAGTGCAATATCTTCAAAGAATG TTACAATCACCCATACGAGTCTCACGACACCTATCATGGCCACGGGGCTGTTCCTGCCAGTTCCAGTGGTTCAAACTCAGACTCAACCTGTGCTAATTGTGAATACCAGAAATTTGCAAAGCGCAGCCAAGGAGGTTCCAAAAGCCGGAAAGAAAAAGGTCAAAGGTAGGTGGATTCAAATACGTCCACATCCCATTCCAACGAGAATCCCATTTGGGAAACTTCCGATTCCTGCTCTGAGGAGTAATTTTAtcgtgaagaagaagaaaagaattGTACGGAGGCGTCTTCGGGTGAAAGATAAGGTGCAGCCGACAAGTAAAGTGGAGAAAGTGGTTGAGAAGagaaaatcacaggaaaagTCTGAAGAAGTCAAAAAGAAAAAGCCTAAAATCGAAGAAGGCGTAGAGAAAAATTTGGGAAAAAGTGATGAAATTAAGAATGTTGAGGAAAAAAGGGAAGAACCGAAGAATAAGGTGATTGAGAGTGAGAAGGTGGATAAACCAGTGAATGAGATAATTCCCGAACCCCAAGAGATATCAGCTCCACTAAGTCATTCAGATCTGTCCAATGATATCTTTGCGAGCCTCCAAGTGCCTTCAGGAGGATCAAATCCAGGTTGTTTGTCCCCAACAGCAGCCTTCCTTATGACATTTCCGGTGGTATCTTCGGCCGGAGGGGGAAAGAATCCTGAAACGACCCTATCTGAGGATTCTCCTAGCAATGCAGGGAATAGTGGGAGTCAGGTGGAGGGAAGTAAGGAGGATCAGGAAGTGGAGAATAATAATGCTCTGTTGGATAATTTGTCGTCGTTCTTTGGTGGTTACACGGGACTCTATCCGACTGAGGCACTCGAAAAAACTCCCCAAAAGAACTCAGCAGAGAAGCTTTCAACAGACACTTCTCTGACTTCCAATCCAATCCGGATAAGAACGGACATGGGAGCTATTCCACAAAAACCAATGGATACGCAGATATCACTTTCATTTGCTGAAACCTTCTCAACATTTGACTATGGACTGCCAAATAATTGCAGCAGTAAGATCAACTCAACGGTCTTTCCCAGTTACTCAGCAATGCCATTGCTGCCGGAAATGGCTCCATCAGCTGTGAATGCCACAAAGTCCGAATTCACTTTTAGCCTAACAAAAACCACTTCAACAGCTCCGTGTACATCCTACAAGGCTGATTCTCTGTACAATCCATTTTCTCTCCCTACAACATCCAGCAATAATTCAGTTCCACCGGCAATGGATGCCAATCTGGGTTTATCCATTCCACTCAATATTTCTTCCACAATTTATCCCAATGTTCCGGATGATGGCGGTAATAAGGCTCAGGGAAGTTTTACATTCTCTTTGACCAATACAACATCAGCTCCGAGTTACTATGCAAAATCCTCAACAAATCTTAACATCTCATTCCCCAATGATTCATACAATACCTACAATCCCTTCTCTTTCAACGATCCCGTTGGGATTAAGCAGGTCAATGATACCAGCACGAATTTTTCGTTCTGTCTCACGAGTAGTTCATCAAAAACAGCCCCCATTTATACATCAACTTCCACTTATAATACCCTCAATCCCTTCTCAATTGATGCCACGCTACAGACTTCCAATTATCGTCAGCAGAACTTTGATAGTCAGAAAAACTACCAATTCTATCTGAATCAGGGGCAAAAGCCACCATGTCAAAAGGCCCAAAGTAATAATAAGCATCAACAGAAGGAAGCCACAAGATTGCAAAATGTTCAGCAACAGCAAAAATCGCCGGGAAAGAAGGCTCAAAATCAACAATCAAAATATCACAATGTCAACTGGATGACAAATTCAGATTACCAGGTTAAGAGCAATGATTTCCCAATTCCACCACCGTTAGACTTTACGCATACTCCCAATCATGCCTCTACGAACTTTTCCTATCCACCACCGCCACCTCCGGCGCTGGGAAGTATCGATCTTAAGAGTAAATCTGATGTTTTCTTTGCACATCCGCcagaagaaaatttctcctggTCACCCAATAAgttgtcaaatgtcttggagcCTCCAACATTGCATAATTTTATGTCTCAGACAGCACTGCCCACGCTTCATGGAGATCTAGCTCTGAGCACTACAACGCCATCTGCCGTGATTCCCCATGAAATGCAAAAGGATAAAAATCCTCAGATAGATGGATATCAGGATCAACAGCAGTCGGGAGGTAATTTCCTGTCAGTGAGTCAACTTTTGGTGGAGCAGGGCAAAAAGGGGAAGAAGAGCAAGCATAGTAAGAATGCTGAGGAAAGTAATAGAAAATCTCTGAAGGACAAGAAGCAATTTCAGTGTGTCAATAATCTGGGGAATTTCTCTGAACAAACCTACACGGATAATTCCAAGGGGAATCAACAGTATTCCAATATTTATTCAGCTGAATCCCTAATTGGGTACAAGAAGGATAAAAGTTCGCAGCAAAACTACAATCAAACTCCATTGGATCTTCCTCCAACGGGAAGTAATTTATTTCCAGGAATTGATCTGAATAATGACATCAACTACAACAGCAATATCTTATTCAATCCACCCACAAGTACAACTTTTGCCCCACCAACGCAAAATTGTATGTCTGTATTTTCTGAAAATGACTTCTTTGAGTATCCAGGAAAGGCACCAGCTGCAAAAGTCAGTAGTCAGCAGCAAAATGTCTATTACTTCAATAAACCCCAAAATGGCCTTCCACCAATGGATTATACTGCCCACAAAGGGGACATGAAAGCCACAAATTCCTCTCCAATGTTCCAGGGCAATAAATTTAACAATGTCCATGCAGGAGGACAACCTGGAAAAGTTAAGAAGGGAACAAATGCCAAAATACCAGATTTCTATCCACCTCCTCCACCGGCAATTCATCCAAACATCAATTATGACTCTTCTGTGCCATCATCAAATTACTTCTCTGTACCACTCGGAGTTAATTCTCCACATTTACCACCGGCTGAGGATCCTTTCCATCTCCATCATCTAAATTACTCAAACACCCTGAAGAACTTAGCACCGACCAACTCAACTCTGTATATTCCTGAGGGTTCTAGCCAAAACACCAGCAATTCCTTGACCAACTTCCACTTAAGCTCAATTTGTCCGGAGATCAATGATAAAGTGCGTCAGCAGAATTG TGTATCACAGTGA